In the genome of Bacillus thuringiensis, the window AGGCGCAACGATTTTTCAAGACCTTGTTCAAGAAGATGAATCTAAACTTTCTAAAATCAACCATGTTGTATTTAAAACTGGTGGTTTTGAAAGGGTTAGTGGCGTGACTTACAAACAAGATGTAACTGTTTATTACTTCTCGGAAAACAGGGAAGATTTAGATTTGCTACAACTAACATTCATGAGCTCACTAGGTCCTACTGGTCACACTTGTTCAAAAACTAGAAAAGATCAAATGAGAAAAAGAGATACTGAATTTTTCGTAGATGTAATTGAATTTGAATTAACAAGGACTGTTAAACATGTGTGCTAACTATAATGTTGACTTTTCAAATTTCGATTCATTACAAAACAATATTAAACAGCTTCCTGACGTTGCTGAAACAGTTATCAATAGGGATTTAGGAAAGAAAATATTTCCGATATTCGAAAAATCTATATTGGGATTAATACCGATTTCAGATAGAGACAAGCAACACGCCGCTTTATACAAGTCCTTGAGTGCAAATACAAAGGAAAATCTTACTTTAACTATTAAACCTAAAGCGCAATATGCATACCTGGTATTTCCGGATTTAGGGATAGGGACAAGCAAAAGAAAATCACCTTTAAACTTCATGGATCATGGCGTGGATAAGAAATCAGAACAAGCTGTTGAAGTTTTAAATGAATCTTTGATAGAAGAAATTAATAAGAAATTAGGAGGAAATTAAATGCCTACAGTTGATGTGTTTGATGCGGTCGAGATTAAAAATGCAAGTGTTTTATTTAAAGGTGCAACGGTTTCCGATCCATTTGGTTGTGTTGGAAAGCTAGATGCAGAAACAGAAATTAAATCAATTTCGAAATTATGTGGTGGTGTTATTCAAAAGAAAAAATCCAAACCTTCTCAATTAACCGTTACAATTAGTGGCCATATGCAATTAAAAGTATTACGTGACATTTTCGGTATTACAAACGGTGGATTGGTTACGGATGTTTACGCATACGGCATTGATAGCATCGGGAAAGATTTCTCGTTCGTGGCTGAAGAAGCTGATATTTTTGAAGGTAACAAACGTTTAATCGCATTCCCTAACTGCACTGCTGCTACTGGATATGTCAAGAGTGTGGAAAACGGTGCTGAAGAATTAGCGGAATTTGAATTAGAAATTACAGCGTTACCGGATGCTTACGGACAACTTTATTACGAAGGTGTCAACTTAACAGGTACAGTTGCAACGAATTGGTTAACTAAATTCGATCCTGCAAGCCTTCAACTTACTACACCTTAATAAAAAAATAAAAAGATTAACTATGTAGGGCGCTCTTAATTGGGCGCCTTTTAATTTTAGCTAAAAGGGAGAGATTTCGTTATGAAAAAAGATATCACATTAGCAAACGGTGAGGTAGTTGCAGTAAATGCAAATTTAACTGCGTGGACATTATTCAATTTAGAAAAAGAAGGCATCATTAACAAATCATTTTTAAGCACGTTATTCAGCGCTGGTGGAATGCAAAACATCGACTTATTAGACACATTTAGAACTGTTTATGCAGCTTATCGTCAAGCTACTCCAAAAGAATATATGGACTTTGAAACATTCATGCAGCAATACGAGATCAACATGGAAGAAGCGTTTGAAATTTTCGGTGCAATTCTAAGTGGTAAAGGTAAAAACAACATGGCTAAAGGTTTCCAAGCAAAAGCGGGAAAAAAGGCTTAAAACTTCCGAAATTCGAGATTGAATATGTGGTTGACATTTATAGTCTCTACGTATTCATTTTCGAAATTTCGGAACATGATTTCTGGAATCTCCCTTTAAAGGATGTTCAAAGGATAGCTGAAAATAAAAGCGCGTACCTGGGGTGGAAAACGGCGATGGAGGAAAAGGGGAGTGTTAAATAGTGGCGACGCCTTCAAAAGAAACCGTAATCAAATTTAGGGCCGATACAGCCGATTATAAAAACAGGGTAGCGGATATAAACCAGGAGAACCGAGCGTTAAGTCAGGAATTAAAACTAGTTCAATCACAAATGAAATTGACTGGTTCTGATACTGACAAACTATCCGCTACTCTGTCCACACTTCAAAAACAATACGAACTATCTAAACAGAAAACTAAAGAAGCTACTGACCAATTAAACAGAGCGAAACAAGTGTGGGGTGAAAATTCTAAAGAAGTTCAAAAGGCTGAAGAAGCATTAAGAAAGGCTATGCTTGCCGAATCTAATTTATCTAATCAAGTTAAAACTACAACAAATTCTTTAAGAGAAGCACAAAGAGCAGAAGCAGACCGAAATAGCGAATCTGGTAAATCAAAACAAAGATTAGAAGAATTGAAGAGAGCTGAATCGGAACTCGCTACAGAATCAAGAAGACTACAATCTCAAATAGCGTTAGAACGAGCTGAATTAGATCGTTCTGGTAATGAAGCTCAAAAATTAGCAGGCACTCAAGACCATTTAAGAAGAAATTTAGAAATGACCGGAAAGTCTGTTGCTAATTTAGAGCGACAATTAGAGGCTGCTGTCAGTGCATACGGTAAAAATTCTAGGGAAGTATCGCAATTAGAAACAAGGTTAAACCAAGCTAGAACGGCTGAATCACAACTTAGATCAGAAATGGAACGTGCTAATGTTTCAATGCGCGAACAAGCCACACAAGCCGAAAACACAGGTAATAAATTAAGCAAATTAGGTCAAGCGACAAAAGATATAGGCGGCAATTTAACAGGATCAGTTACACCAGCGCTAGGCGTTGCGGGTGCTGCTGCTACAAAGTGGGCCGTTGATTTCGATTCTTCTCAAAAACAAATACAAGCATCATTAGGTTTGACGGAAAAAGGCGCTGAAAATGTAGGGAAGGTAGCTGAAGATGTTTTCAGAAATGGCTGGGGAGATAGTTTGGATCATGTTAACCAAACAGTCGTTAAAGTTTGGCAAAACATGGAGGATGTACCACTCGAAGAAATACAAGGGGTTACAGAAGGAGTTTTAGCTTTATCAAAGACATTCGATATCGATTTAGGTGAAACGACTCGCGGTGCTAACCAGCTAATGAAACAGTACGGAATGACAGGAAAAGAAGCCTTGGACTTCATTACTGTTGGTATGCAAGGTGGGCTTGATGTTTCAAATGAATTCCTTGATAACTTGGCCGAGTATACGCCGTTATTCAAACAAGCTGGTTTCACCTCTAAACAAATGTTAGATATCCTGAAAAATGGAACTCAAGACGGTGCGTACAACCTCGATTATGTCAATGACCTGGTTAAAGAATATGGGATTCGTATTCAAGATGGATCAAAGTCTACAACTGAAGCAATGGGAAAAATGTCAGCAGGAACACAGCAAATGTGGAAAGAATTCCAAGCGGGTCAACGTCCAGCTTCAGATGTCTTCTATGCTATCATAAACGATTTGAAGGGGATGGATAATCAAGTTGAAGCTACACAATTAGGCGTAGCGTTAATGGGAACGAAATTTGAAGATTTAGGGAACAAAACTGTTTATAGTATGGGAAATGCAACCAGTAGCCTTGGGGAAACCGAGGGTGCAATGGGGAGATTACAGAAAGTTCAAGAAGATACATTTGGTGTTAGATTTCAAAAGACATTCAGAGAATTTCAAGAAGCAATGAGACCTATTGGCGAAATGCTTTTAGACTTAGGCGAAAAAATCATGCCGGATGTAAAGAATGCAGTTAAATCTATTGCCGATGCATTTAATTCGTTATCACCAGAAGCTCAAAAAACGATAGCTATAATCGGTGGAATAGCAACTGTATTGGGGCCGATAATGATGATACTAGGACCATTTATAAGTGGTATAGGTACGTTAGCCGGTTGGTTTATGAAATTAGGACCGTTAATTAGTGGATTAGTTGGCTTTATCGGTATGTTAGCTGAAGGAATAACGATAGTTGTAACTGTAATTGCTGGTTTCATTGGCGCGCCAGTTGCCGCCGTTGTTGCTGCTATCGCTGGAATTATCGCAATTGTAGTAGCTGCTATAGCTATATTTAATAACTGGGGCGGTATAACTGATTGGTTAAAAGAAAAGTGGACTCAATTTACTACATGGTTTTCTGAATTATGGTCAAGTTTAGGGGAAACAGTTTCTACAAAATGGCAAGAATTCACAACTAATTTAGGTGTTTGGTGGGACAGTGTAGTTCAATATTTTTCTACAAAATGGGAAGAGTTTAAAACAGCATGGTCCGATTTCTGGACTAGCGTTGGTACGAAAGCACAAGAGATTTGGGACGGTATTTTAACATGGTTTTCTGAAATGTGGGATTCGTTCAAACAAATTTGTGATGATGTGTGGACAGCCATAAAGGATGGATTTTCTGCATTTTGGGAAGGTTTGAAAGAAGTTGCACAAACGGCTTGGAATATCTTGTTCGACATTATAACTTTACCACTTAAATTATTATTGACAGTTTTTATCTTGATTTGGGATCAAATAAAAGAACCTGTAACTAAATTTTGGGAATGGATAAAACCTTATATAGAACAAGCATGGAACGCTATAAAAGATACATTCAATAAATATAAAGATATGCTGGTTGACACTATATCGAGTTTGTGGGATGCAGTAAAAACAGCAACTTCCGATACCTGGAATTGGATTACTAATACTTTGCAAGGTATATGGGACAAGATTTGGGGTTATGTTAAAGATTTTGGAAGCAAAGTATACAATACTGTAAAAGATAATTGGAATACTATTTCTAAAGTAACATCTGAAGTTTGGGATAAAGTAGCAACTTTTATATCCGATGTTTGGAATAAAATTAAAGGTTACATTAGCGAAAAAATTAACGCTGCTAAAGAAACTGTTTCAAATGGCTGGAACGCGGTTAAAGATGTAACTTCTAGAATTTGGGGTACTGTTTCTGGCGCTGTTTCCGACGCTTGGGGCAAAATTTCTTCTATCGTATCTGATAAAGCAAGTGCTGTAAAAAGCAAAGTGTCCGATAACTGGAATTCTATTAGTTCAGTTACGTCAGATGTGTGGGGAAAAGTAAAAGGCAAAGTTGGCGATTCATGGGACGGTTTAAGTTCTAAAACGTCAAATGTCTTGAATTCTATTAAAGGATACGTGCAACGAAACTGGGATAGCATATCTAGCATATTGGAAGGCGTTTTCCGTCCTATCAATTCAGTAATTAGATTTTTCGAAAATCTTTATAACACAATTAGCAGAATCATGGGGAACATTGTAAGTACAATCACAAATGCATGGAATAGAGCAGGTGGTATTTTAAATAAATTGAATCCATTTTCAAGCTTTTCATTCTCAATGCCATTTAGTGCTGATACAGCAAGTTTTGCTTCTCCCGCTTCATTTGCATCTATAGCACCTATGTCTGCAGATATGCCAGCTTTAGCGCGTGGGTTTGCTCCTATGGCTTCATTTGCTTCGACTGGCGGATCAATTGGCGATGCAATAACAAAAATGAACAAGTCTTTAACTGGAAACGGTCTGCTTTCTAATCTTCCTAATGTAGCTAATGATGCGATGTCGTTTGCAAAAGGACTTACAATCATGCAGCCACAACAAGAAATTAAAAACGAGGTTACTTTCCACACTACTGTAAATAATGAAAGTGATCTTAATAAGATGTTTGAAAAAGCGGATGATTGGTTTGCTCAAAAAGGACAACAGTTAAACATTGGGATAGGGAGGAATAACCGTGTTTGATATTAGGATCGATAATGAATTAGGACGGGACTACCATGTATGTATGGTAGACCGTCCGCTTATTCCGACGGCTACAGAAAGAGTTGAATACATTCGTATTCCAGGACGAGAAAACGGCGACCTGACGAAAAAAGACGGGTTTAATGATGTAGAATTTACAATTAACTTTAATGCATTAGAAGACTACAATATAAAACCTTTACTAAGAAAAATAAAACGATGGTTACGAAACGCTAAAATACTTTCATTTACTGATGATAACGTCTATAGAAAGATAAAAAGTGTGGACATAGGAGATATTGATAATCAATTCGAAGAGTATGGACAATTCGAAGTTACATTTAAGTCAGATCCCTATGAATATATTATTGAGCAACCTATCGAACTAGTAACCGGAATGACTGTTATGAACTATGGGACACTTTATTCATTGCCTAAATTCACCATTACAGGTAGCGGGACAATAACTGTATACGTAAATGGAATAGCCTTTCAAATTAAAGATGTTGCAAATTCAGTTGTTGTTGATTCTGATTTGTTGTTATGTTATTCCGGCAGTTTTCCAATGAATAATAAAATGATTGGTAACTACCCAATATTGAAAGAAGGCGAAAACACAATATCGTGGACAGGAACAGTCTCTAAAGTCGAACTAGAAATAAGGGGTAGATATGTGTGATTAAACTTTATAAACCAGATGAAACAGACTTTTTACACAATGGTATTGGTATATTAAGTGATGCTGTTCATGAAGCGACTGTTCAAGAAGATTTAAATGGGGTTTACGTACTGTCATTCAAATATCCGTTATTCTCTCCACATGGATTAGATATAAAAGGGCAAAGTTTAATACAAGTACCAACACCAGATGGGGATCAGTTGTTTAGGGTAGCTAACCCTTCAGCTTCAATGGGGATTTTAAGTGTATTTTGTTATCACGTTTTCTATGATCTAATTGATAATTTTCTAGAGGATACAAATATTGTAGGTAAAACAGGGATAGGAGCGTTAACTCAATTAAAAGGTGCTCTACAATACCCTAGCCGATTTAATTTCTTCAGTGATATCGGAAAAATGAATAACGCCCGATTAGTACGAATGAATCCAGTAGAAGCCTTATTAGATACAAGTAAAGATAATTGTTTCTTGAATCGTTGGGGTGGAGAATTAAAAAGGGACAATTTCCTTGTAAATATTTTAGAAAAACGCGGAATGGATCGTGGTGTTAAAATCCAACATAAGAAAAATTTATTAGGATATGAAGCCAGTGTGGATTGGCAAAGTCCTATAACTAAAATAATGCCAATTGGTTTTGACGGTTTGCTTCTTCCTGAAAAGTATGTAACGAGCGCTAATGTGGACAAATACATTAATCCTAAGATCAAAACGGTGGCATTCGAAAATGTTAAAGCGGCTATAGGTGAGTACGCTGATGATGAAGACGCTATACCGTTGAAAGATGCTTATGAACTCTTAAGGCAGAAAGCACGCGCTATGTTTGAAATAGATCGTGTGGACCAGCCTTTAGCATCGTATAAAGTTAGTTTCCAAGAGTTATCCCAAACGGAAGAATATAAAAATTTCGCCGTTCTACAGTCTGTTTATATGGGTGATACGGTAACTGTGCAGCATGATGAAGACGGAATTTACATTCAAGCTAAAGTTATATCTTATAAGTATGATCCTGTAAAAGAGAGATACATTGATATAACGCTTGGTAATTTTAAAGATTCATTTACTAGTAAAACGAATAAGATTGATAAAATCCAAGATGAAGTTTTGAATATAACAACTGATATTAATGTAGGTCTTAGTGATGCTGACAAAAGGTTAAACCAATTGAAAGATGGTTTAGATACAACAAACAGCAACCTGAATACTACGAATGGTAATTTGGACACCACAAACGGAAAAGTTAATGATTTAGAAACCAATTTAGATGAGACGAATTCAAATTTAAATACTACAAATGGAAAGGTAAACGATTTAGAGACAGGATTAGGCACTGCTAACGACAGGATAGACGGCGTTGAAGGACAAATACAAGACTTAGGCCCTAACATTCTGGAACAAGCTAGACAGAACGCTACAGACCTTATAAACAGTGGTTTTGGTTCTTACGTTCGTGTTTATCCAGATCGTATTCTAATAATGGATACAAATAACGAAATGACCGCTAAAAAGGTTTGGCAATGGAATGTTAATGGATTAGGTTATTCGTCAACTGGTGTAAATGGACCATATGGCGTTGCGATAACAAAAGATGGATCAATAGTAGCGGATTTCATAAAGACTGGTACACTTGATGCCGGAATGGTTAGAACAGGTTTCAACGAATACGGTAACACTATTAAAATGATGCCAGAAGGTTTGCAATCACAAGTTAATGGCGTAAAACGAATGGAATTGAATAACCTGGGCCAATTAATGATTTATGATGCCGATGCTACTCGAATAGGGAGTTTAGGTTATCAATACCGTGTTTCCGATAACTCAAAAGGCGTTACCATGAACATTACACCAGGACGATATTTAAGTTTTTCTGTTTACAATCCAACTACTGATTTGCATGATCCGAACTTTGAAATAGTCGATACTACTACAACATACGGAACTAGAGGAATATTCGCATGGCGTGACATGTGGATGAATGCAAGACAGTTAGTTCTTTCCGATGCGAATTTAGGGGCTAAGAAAAATTATATTCAAGAATTATTATTTACCGGAAGCAATACAAAGAGATTAGGTTTAATTTCTGATACTGGTATTGATTTTCTGTTAAGGGAGAATAACGCTAATACAGCATGGGCCGGTTTGAATAGTACTAGTTTTTATACGTATAAACCGCTTCACGTTTACAGTGGCGGGATAAGTTTTAACGAAGACGGCACATATTTAAAAGGCGGGATAAGAAAAGACGCAACGAACAAATTACTCATTTCGAACGAAGGTAAAACGCAATTCATGTACAAAGAAGGTGATACTTCTTATGTTCTTATAGAATTATCAACCTGGGATCGTATCAACTTTTGGAAAACTTTAGACATGAATGGATATAGCATTATTAATGCCGATATTAGAAGTACATTAACAAACGTTAATGCGGCTTCACTTTCCACATATTCATTAGATACACCCGAACCGATTGAAAAAGAAATGTTTGCTCCTCTAAATTCAAATGAAACATATACGCATGTTGGCAATGGATCAACTGTGGATGGATATACACGGATCGACCTTCCTGACTTTTTACAATATGAAACTGAAAATTATCATGTATTTCTTAGTAAATATGGACGCGGTGATATTTGGGTATCGAATAGAACAGAAACATATTTTACTGTAGAAAGTGATAGAGATATAGATTTTTCGTATGAAATTAAAATTGTAAAAAAAGAACCTGAAGTTTCGAAATTTGGTTTCAGAGCTGCAACTAAAAGAAAACCTAGTATTTTTGACAGGCACACTGAAGAAAAAGTATTAACCGAAAGCGACATTGAAACCGTCAATAATGAAGGGGGGCTAAAACAATATGAAAATTAAACTAGTATTGGATATAAACAAAACTCAGCAAGCGCAATTAAATGCAGTTGTTACTGGTCGTCAGGGAGATAAAGGAACTGTAACTGTAAATGTATTTGTTGTGGATGGAGGTGTTCCTTATAACTTAACTGGAAATACGATTTATTATGAAGGATTGAAACCTAATAATGCTTATGTCCGCGATACTTCCGGCGTTAAAATAATCAATGCTACGCAAGGTAATTTTGAATATACTTTTAGACCGGAAACGTTCGGTGTAGCTGGTATCGGAAAGAGATCATACTTTTCAATTGAACAAGGCGGAACTGTTAGAGCGTCTACTCAAGATTTCGGATTAATAACATTAGCTGATGCAATGACAGGGAATACAATGAGTGGACCGTATATTTCCGAATTAGAAGAATTGATTAATCTAGCACAATGGTTGGTAGATGATATTAATAGTAGATGGACTTCAATTAATACACAATTAACTCAATTGCAAAACAAATTGAATACAATGGATGTCGTGAAACGTAGTGGAGACACGATGACTGGACCGTTATCTATAAATGGTGCAGGAGCATCTACTAAAAAACTGGCATTTCAAAAAGACGGGACAGAAGTATTTAACTTATACGCTTTCTCTAATACCCATTTTGGGGTTCGTGACGTTATAGGGAATAAAAATGTTTGGGAATACAATACCACTACAGGCGAGTTTAATGTCTTAACACCTATGAGGTCGGCAGGTGGTGTGTTTACAGGTCAAACTACGTTCGACGCCCCTATCACAATAAGAGGCTCAGCAGCCGCTTGGGATATGCGTCCATACGCGTCAGGCGCTTACTCTAAGGGCGTTAGACACACGATAAACACGACAAATAACTTCTACGCAGTCGCTCCTATTGATGAAACAGGGGCAGCTAACTGGTCTAACCAAATGGCTCTTTACGGTAACACTGGAGTGCTTGACGTGAGAGACTTGAACATCCGTGTAGGAGCTAACTCCAATGTCGTAACTAAATTAAAGGACGGACTAGCTACTTTAATTCTTACAGAAAATGCTACAAACGCCAATTCTGGTTATATGCCAATAGCAGATAGAAGAGGTAATACAGTTACCGTTCGTATGGAGGTAACTAGAAACGTCGGGTCTGCTAGTGCTTTAATTTGTACACTACCTGTAGATGTTAGACCTGCTAACACTGTTAGTATGAACTTTTTAGCGAATGACGGTAGTGTCGTAGGTGTCAATATCACATGGGATGGAAAAGTCGAAATGTATACTACAGGCAAGCAAACGAAAATCGTAGCTACCTACGTAGTTAACTAAGGAGGAGAACACATGGCTAAACATTACGGTTATTGTTATGACAATGACGGTAAATTCACTGAAATGATTCCTTTAAACGAAAAACCGATTATCGAGAAACAAACATTCTACTGTGAAGAACAGAAAGAAGTTGTCACAGAAGAGAAATTATGTGAGCTTCATCAATCTATTGGAGATGGTACTTACAAGCCTGATTCGGAGAATGTGGAAGAACCAATTAGCAAATATGAGTGTCCTGATTGTGTAATGAGAAAAGTGGATTACGAAACTATTAAAGTACCATATGAAGAAGATGTTGTTATAGGATATGAGCCTGACATCCCAACAAATTGTACTTTAGAAGTTTGTCCAGATTTAATTTATGATCCTGTTTTCAAGGATGGGAAGTGGATTAAATTGAAACCGGAATTACCACCGCAACCAGAACCCGAGCCATCTGAAAAGGATAAACTAAAAGCAGAACTAGAAGTAACTAAGGCGGCAATGGCTGAATTCATCATGCAGCAAACATTGAAAGGAATGTGAATGTAAATGGCCGAATTTATGGCGATGATGATTATTCAAGAATATTACACATATCAAGAAGTAGTAATTGATGGTCCTATGTTGAAGTACAAGGAACGTGTCGACGCTTACCTAACTAAAGAAGGAAGAGAAGATTTAATTATAAGCGCGCAATAGTGGGCTTTTTTTTGCAAAGGAGGAAAGAATGTGGATCGTATTGATGTATTAATGAAAACATTTATAGCTACGTTTGGTGGCTTCTGTGGGTACTTTTTGGGAGGATGGGATACAACATTGAAAGTTCTACTAATCATGGCAGCTATCGACTATATCACAGGAGTAATTGCAGCAGGTTATAACGGAGAATTAAAAAGTAAAGTTGGTTTCAAAGGCATCGCCAAAAAGGTGGTGCTTTTTCTTTTGGTCGGAGCAGCTTCTCAAGCTGATTTAGCAATAGGGACAAATAGTGCTATTCGTGAAGCTACAATCTTTTTCTTTATCGGAAATGAATTACTTTCACTTTTAGAAAATGCTGGTCGCATGGGAATTCCCCTTCCACAAGCTTTGACAAATGCAGTTGAAGTTTTGGGCGGTAAACAAAAACAAGAAGAGAAAAAGGGAGATGTTCAATAATGGGACAAATTATCGATATTTCTAAATGGAATGCAGGTTCAATAAAATGGGATGTACTCGGTCCACAATTAGATTTATGTATTTGCCGTGTGCAATACGGTTCTAATATGATAGACCAATATTATAACGGATATGTAAAAGAACTAGAGAAACGAAATATTCCCCACGCTGCTTATGCATATGGTTGTTTTGTAAGTGTAAACGATGCAATCAAAGAAGCAGATGATTTTATGGCTCGTGTTAGTCCTAATGCTAAATTCTTAGTTTTAGATACTGAAGATGATACATTGAAATCATGTGGAGAGCAAAAGATAGCGGAAGCATCACAAGCCTTCATTAATCGTTGTAAGTCCAAAGGGTGGAAAGTTGGTTTTTAT includes:
- a CDS encoding phage tail tape measure protein, which translates into the protein MATPSKETVIKFRADTADYKNRVADINQENRALSQELKLVQSQMKLTGSDTDKLSATLSTLQKQYELSKQKTKEATDQLNRAKQVWGENSKEVQKAEEALRKAMLAESNLSNQVKTTTNSLREAQRAEADRNSESGKSKQRLEELKRAESELATESRRLQSQIALERAELDRSGNEAQKLAGTQDHLRRNLEMTGKSVANLERQLEAAVSAYGKNSREVSQLETRLNQARTAESQLRSEMERANVSMREQATQAENTGNKLSKLGQATKDIGGNLTGSVTPALGVAGAAATKWAVDFDSSQKQIQASLGLTEKGAENVGKVAEDVFRNGWGDSLDHVNQTVVKVWQNMEDVPLEEIQGVTEGVLALSKTFDIDLGETTRGANQLMKQYGMTGKEALDFITVGMQGGLDVSNEFLDNLAEYTPLFKQAGFTSKQMLDILKNGTQDGAYNLDYVNDLVKEYGIRIQDGSKSTTEAMGKMSAGTQQMWKEFQAGQRPASDVFYAIINDLKGMDNQVEATQLGVALMGTKFEDLGNKTVYSMGNATSSLGETEGAMGRLQKVQEDTFGVRFQKTFREFQEAMRPIGEMLLDLGEKIMPDVKNAVKSIADAFNSLSPEAQKTIAIIGGIATVLGPIMMILGPFISGIGTLAGWFMKLGPLISGLVGFIGMLAEGITIVVTVIAGFIGAPVAAVVAAIAGIIAIVVAAIAIFNNWGGITDWLKEKWTQFTTWFSELWSSLGETVSTKWQEFTTNLGVWWDSVVQYFSTKWEEFKTAWSDFWTSVGTKAQEIWDGILTWFSEMWDSFKQICDDVWTAIKDGFSAFWEGLKEVAQTAWNILFDIITLPLKLLLTVFILIWDQIKEPVTKFWEWIKPYIEQAWNAIKDTFNKYKDMLVDTISSLWDAVKTATSDTWNWITNTLQGIWDKIWGYVKDFGSKVYNTVKDNWNTISKVTSEVWDKVATFISDVWNKIKGYISEKINAAKETVSNGWNAVKDVTSRIWGTVSGAVSDAWGKISSIVSDKASAVKSKVSDNWNSISSVTSDVWGKVKGKVGDSWDGLSSKTSNVLNSIKGYVQRNWDSISSILEGVFRPINSVIRFFENLYNTISRIMGNIVSTITNAWNRAGGILNKLNPFSSFSFSMPFSADTASFASPASFASIAPMSADMPALARGFAPMASFASTGGSIGDAITKMNKSLTGNGLLSNLPNVANDAMSFAKGLTIMQPQQEIKNEVTFHTTVNNESDLNKMFEKADDWFAQKGQQLNIGIGRNNRV
- a CDS encoding phage tail domain-containing protein is translated as MFDIRIDNELGRDYHVCMVDRPLIPTATERVEYIRIPGRENGDLTKKDGFNDVEFTINFNALEDYNIKPLLRKIKRWLRNAKILSFTDDNVYRKIKSVDIGDIDNQFEEYGQFEVTFKSDPYEYIIEQPIELVTGMTVMNYGTLYSLPKFTITGSGTITVYVNGIAFQIKDVANSVVVDSDLLLCYSGSFPMNNKMIGNYPILKEGENTISWTGTVSKVELEIRGRYV
- a CDS encoding phage tail spike protein; this translates as MIKLYKPDETDFLHNGIGILSDAVHEATVQEDLNGVYVLSFKYPLFSPHGLDIKGQSLIQVPTPDGDQLFRVANPSASMGILSVFCYHVFYDLIDNFLEDTNIVGKTGIGALTQLKGALQYPSRFNFFSDIGKMNNARLVRMNPVEALLDTSKDNCFLNRWGGELKRDNFLVNILEKRGMDRGVKIQHKKNLLGYEASVDWQSPITKIMPIGFDGLLLPEKYVTSANVDKYINPKIKTVAFENVKAAIGEYADDEDAIPLKDAYELLRQKARAMFEIDRVDQPLASYKVSFQELSQTEEYKNFAVLQSVYMGDTVTVQHDEDGIYIQAKVISYKYDPVKERYIDITLGNFKDSFTSKTNKIDKIQDEVLNITTDINVGLSDADKRLNQLKDGLDTTNSNLNTTNGNLDTTNGKVNDLETNLDETNSNLNTTNGKVNDLETGLGTANDRIDGVEGQIQDLGPNILEQARQNATDLINSGFGSYVRVYPDRILIMDTNNEMTAKKVWQWNVNGLGYSSTGVNGPYGVAITKDGSIVADFIKTGTLDAGMVRTGFNEYGNTIKMMPEGLQSQVNGVKRMELNNLGQLMIYDADATRIGSLGYQYRVSDNSKGVTMNITPGRYLSFSVYNPTTDLHDPNFEIVDTTTTYGTRGIFAWRDMWMNARQLVLSDANLGAKKNYIQELLFTGSNTKRLGLISDTGIDFLLRENNANTAWAGLNSTSFYTYKPLHVYSGGISFNEDGTYLKGGIRKDATNKLLISNEGKTQFMYKEGDTSYVLIELSTWDRINFWKTLDMNGYSIINADIRSTLTNVNAASLSTYSLDTPEPIEKEMFAPLNSNETYTHVGNGSTVDGYTRIDLPDFLQYETENYHVFLSKYGRGDIWVSNRTETYFTVESDRDIDFSYEIKIVKKEPEVSKFGFRAATKRKPSIFDRHTEEKVLTESDIETVNNEGGLKQYEN
- a CDS encoding BppU family phage baseplate upper protein, which gives rise to MKIKLVLDINKTQQAQLNAVVTGRQGDKGTVTVNVFVVDGGVPYNLTGNTIYYEGLKPNNAYVRDTSGVKIINATQGNFEYTFRPETFGVAGIGKRSYFSIEQGGTVRASTQDFGLITLADAMTGNTMSGPYISELEELINLAQWLVDDINSRWTSINTQLTQLQNKLNTMDVVKRSGDTMTGPLSINGAGASTKKLAFQKDGTEVFNLYAFSNTHFGVRDVIGNKNVWEYNTTTGEFNVLTPMRSAGGVFTGQTTFDAPITIRGSAAAWDMRPYASGAYSKGVRHTINTTNNFYAVAPIDETGAANWSNQMALYGNTGVLDVRDLNIRVGANSNVVTKLKDGLATLILTENATNANSGYMPIADRRGNTVTVRMEVTRNVGSASALICTLPVDVRPANTVSMNFLANDGSVVGVNITWDGKVEMYTTGKQTKIVATYVVN
- a CDS encoding phage holin family protein; protein product: MDRIDVLMKTFIATFGGFCGYFLGGWDTTLKVLLIMAAIDYITGVIAAGYNGELKSKVGFKGIAKKVVLFLLVGAASQADLAIGTNSAIREATIFFFIGNELLSLLENAGRMGIPLPQALTNAVEVLGGKQKQEEKKGDVQ